The Aggregatilinea lenta genome includes a region encoding these proteins:
- a CDS encoding efflux RND transporter periplasmic adaptor subunit, translated as MTGRHLTALIALLLTALLAAACSSSDQTGGEDGAAAAAATSTPVPTAALSARPTYTVERGTVEDVYTFTGRWQPRDQMSLSFPTNGTIRQVNVRAGDAVSAGDLLADYDTSDLENQLASAELNLESALSNIDTSATGSVESVENAQFSLANANLSLESQKNNSPWTSVASAKLSLESAQRSLEDAERAYREALSYPENPASTVDNAYQQVLSAQQQLKNAQISYSSAAQSYSNYEIQLQQQENSVLQAELTLQRAIADASAGVSDESVRSAQLNIDQINEDIANASLYAPIDGVVLQVNIATGDSATAYSTVIVIGLPEPKEVIASLALTDANNLAVGMTGACQVMNQPDTAVGCAVRRIPLNSSDSDQTTRVAASLEGVADNQLIEVDIPLEVREDVLWLPPSVIRTFQNRTFVVLQTADGPQTVDVELGLQTDDRVEIVSGVQEGDVVVAP; from the coding sequence ATGACTGGACGACACCTTACCGCGCTGATCGCGCTGCTGCTCACGGCGCTGCTGGCTGCCGCCTGTTCCTCGTCGGACCAGACGGGTGGTGAGGATGGCGCGGCGGCTGCGGCGGCGACCTCGACCCCGGTCCCGACGGCGGCGTTGTCGGCCCGGCCCACGTACACCGTGGAGCGCGGCACGGTCGAGGACGTGTATACCTTCACCGGGCGCTGGCAGCCCCGCGACCAGATGTCGCTCTCGTTCCCGACGAACGGCACGATCCGCCAGGTCAACGTGCGTGCGGGCGACGCCGTCAGTGCGGGCGATCTGCTGGCCGACTACGACACGTCCGACCTGGAAAACCAGCTTGCCAGCGCCGAGCTGAACCTGGAATCGGCGCTGTCGAACATCGACACCAGCGCGACAGGCAGCGTCGAAAGCGTGGAGAACGCGCAGTTTTCGCTGGCAAACGCCAACCTGTCGCTGGAAAGCCAGAAGAACAACAGCCCGTGGACCAGCGTCGCCTCGGCCAAGCTCAGCCTGGAATCGGCGCAGCGCAGCCTGGAAGATGCCGAGCGCGCCTACCGCGAAGCGCTGAGTTACCCGGAAAATCCGGCTTCCACCGTGGACAACGCCTACCAGCAGGTACTCAGCGCGCAGCAGCAGTTGAAGAACGCGCAGATCAGCTACTCGTCGGCGGCGCAGAGCTACAGCAACTACGAGATCCAGCTCCAGCAGCAGGAAAACTCGGTGCTCCAGGCCGAGCTGACGCTCCAACGTGCGATTGCCGACGCCTCGGCGGGGGTCAGCGACGAAAGCGTGCGCTCCGCCCAGTTGAACATCGACCAGATCAACGAGGATATCGCCAACGCCTCGCTGTATGCGCCGATCGACGGCGTGGTGCTTCAGGTCAACATCGCTACAGGTGACTCGGCGACGGCCTACTCGACCGTGATCGTGATCGGCCTGCCGGAGCCGAAGGAAGTGATCGCCAGCCTGGCCCTGACCGACGCGAATAACCTCGCCGTGGGCATGACCGGCGCGTGCCAGGTGATGAACCAGCCCGACACGGCGGTTGGCTGCGCGGTGCGGCGCATCCCGCTCAACAGCAGCGATTCCGACCAGACGACGCGTGTCGCCGCCTCGCTGGAAGGCGTCGCGGATAACCAGTTGATCGAGGTCGATATCCCGCTCGAAGTGCGCGAGGACGTGCTTTGGCTGCCGCCGAGTGTGATCCGCACCTTCCAGAACCGGACCTTCGTCGTGCTGCAAACAGCGGATGGCCCGCAAACGGTGGACGTGGAACTTGGCCTGCAAACCGATGACCGCGTGGAGATCGTCAGCGGCGTGCAGGAAGGTGACGTGGTCGTCGCGCCGTAG
- a CDS encoding response regulator transcription factor encodes MTTYHILLIEDDPGIAGSLQTALIRDGYRVHWKDHGADGVAYAREHNPHLIILDVRLPDGSGFDFCRQMRQAGVHQPVIILTVHSDEVDKVLGLEMGADDYMTKPFSLRELLSRVRAQIRRSYGELAAVDSDMLYAGDLVIDRRRGNVMRGDKIINVTPTELRLLTYLAQHPNQVLSRGQILDAVWGTESSPDTEQVVTVNIRRLREKIELNPSDPDLVLTVPGIGYKLIG; translated from the coding sequence ATGACGACCTATCACATTCTATTGATCGAGGACGATCCGGGCATCGCGGGCAGCCTGCAAACCGCCCTGATCCGCGACGGCTACCGCGTGCACTGGAAGGATCATGGCGCGGACGGCGTCGCTTACGCACGCGAGCACAACCCGCACCTGATCATTCTGGACGTGCGCCTGCCGGACGGGTCCGGCTTCGACTTCTGCCGCCAGATGCGGCAGGCGGGCGTGCACCAGCCGGTGATTATCCTGACCGTGCACTCCGACGAGGTGGACAAGGTGCTGGGGCTGGAGATGGGCGCGGACGACTACATGACCAAGCCCTTCAGCCTGCGCGAGCTGCTGTCGCGCGTGCGGGCGCAGATCCGGCGCTCGTACGGAGAATTGGCTGCGGTGGACAGCGACATGCTCTACGCGGGCGATCTGGTCATCGACCGGCGGCGCGGCAACGTGATGCGCGGCGACAAGATCATCAACGTCACGCCGACCGAGCTGCGCCTGCTGACCTACCTGGCTCAGCATCCGAATCAGGTGCTCAGCCGGGGCCAGATCCTCGACGCGGTGTGGGGCACGGAATCGTCGCCGGACACGGAGCAGGTGGTTACGGTCAACATCCGCCGCCTGCGCGAGAAGATCGAGCTGAACCCCAGCGATCCCGATCTCGTGCTGACCGTGCCGGGTATCGGATACAAATTGATCGGGTGA
- a CDS encoding S1C family serine protease, producing the protein MVKRRIFYGATTIALAVVVLLSVFLVSGTGTSVQGATLLQATSTPLPVMAIDSASASSVAAAADTVIEQLYNEVSPSVVSINVVATQQGNGYFPGSTVSGTGSGFVVDTEGHIVTNNHVVEGATDIEVNFVDGTIVRGTVVGTDANSDLAVIQVDLPADQLHPVTFADSDALTIGQSVLAIGSPFGQRWTLTTGIISGLERTIDGLNNFSIGGVIQTDAAINPGNSGGPLLDLNGAVIGVNSQIMSESGSNSGVGFTIPSNLVQRVAQELIANGEVEYSYLGIEGGDISLAIIEALDLPSNQQGVVVSNVQSGGPAEQAGLRSATIRQQNMSSQEITGADIITAIDGTPLNGMESLISYLANHTSPGQKVTLTVLRGGHEQSIEVTLGQRPSSAA; encoded by the coding sequence ATGGTAAAGCGTCGTATTTTCTATGGTGCGACGACGATAGCCCTGGCTGTGGTCGTTTTGTTGTCGGTGTTCCTCGTGTCCGGCACGGGGACGTCTGTACAGGGTGCAACGCTGCTGCAGGCGACGTCCACGCCGCTGCCTGTGATGGCGATTGACAGCGCGTCGGCCAGCTCGGTGGCCGCCGCCGCTGATACGGTCATCGAGCAGCTTTACAACGAGGTCAGCCCATCGGTCGTATCGATCAACGTGGTGGCGACCCAACAAGGCAACGGCTACTTCCCTGGCTCGACCGTCAGCGGGACCGGCTCCGGTTTCGTGGTCGATACGGAAGGCCACATCGTCACCAACAATCACGTAGTCGAAGGCGCGACGGACATCGAAGTCAACTTCGTGGACGGCACGATCGTGCGCGGCACGGTGGTTGGGACCGATGCGAACTCGGATCTGGCTGTAATCCAGGTCGATCTGCCCGCCGACCAGCTTCACCCGGTGACGTTTGCCGATTCCGACGCGCTGACCATCGGCCAGTCGGTGCTGGCGATCGGCAGCCCGTTCGGCCAGCGCTGGACGCTGACGACCGGCATCATCAGCGGACTGGAGCGCACCATCGACGGCCTGAACAACTTCTCGATTGGCGGCGTGATCCAGACCGACGCGGCGATCAACCCCGGTAACAGCGGCGGCCCGCTGCTGGACCTCAACGGCGCGGTGATCGGCGTGAACTCACAGATCATGAGCGAGTCGGGCAGCAACTCCGGCGTCGGGTTCACCATCCCCAGCAACCTCGTGCAGCGCGTCGCGCAGGAACTGATCGCCAACGGCGAAGTGGAATACAGCTACCTGGGCATCGAGGGCGGCGACATCAGTCTGGCGATCATCGAAGCGCTCGATCTGCCGAGTAACCAGCAGGGCGTGGTCGTCTCCAACGTGCAGTCGGGCGGCCCGGCGGAACAGGCGGGCCTGCGCAGCGCGACGATCCGCCAGCAGAATATGAGCAGCCAGGAGATCACGGGCGCGGACATCATCACCGCCATCGACGGCACGCCGTTGAACGGGATGGAATCGCTGATCAGCTACTTGGCGAATCACACGTCGCCCGGCCAGAAAGTGACGCTCACCGTCCTGCGCGGTGGTCACGAGCAGAGCATCGAGGTTACGTTAGGCCAGCGTCCTTCTAGCGCAGCGTAG
- a CDS encoding LysM peptidoglycan-binding domain-containing protein: MSRIAGKLTIGALLLGAFGMGLLFSYYGMPEEQTSLAQSDTTETVEAPSATPTETLAATATPEPSATPAKTLLPPPTFEPPTVTPTASIVPSPTIVPTTDVNVSIPGLHGAETATPSSTPGCETRADWKLTYTVQFNDTLTSIANLYGVWPEDIAEANCLDDVNVIVEGQVLHVPGDSQPVVSEIECVDWEALTPFNGTQGVPADGSITFNWRGPQSPISLIRIYRPDGTTYERTVELRQNEQIELNEYLSQEGTYTWYVYPLNQYYQQVSCVEGGPWTFYKPLSATATPTMEPTTAPVSNVQPTSAPQVIVVTATPAPATAVPTTVPAEVPAADSTEQAPG, translated from the coding sequence ATGTCTAGAATTGCCGGAAAACTGACGATTGGCGCGCTGCTGCTGGGCGCGTTTGGAATGGGATTGTTGTTCTCATATTACGGCATGCCCGAAGAGCAGACCTCGCTGGCGCAGTCTGATACGACCGAGACGGTCGAGGCGCCGTCCGCCACGCCGACGGAGACGCTCGCAGCCACCGCCACGCCGGAACCGTCCGCCACACCGGCCAAAACGTTGCTGCCGCCGCCCACCTTCGAGCCGCCCACCGTCACGCCGACAGCCTCGATCGTGCCCAGCCCGACGATCGTGCCCACGACCGACGTCAACGTGTCCATTCCGGGGTTGCACGGGGCCGAGACGGCGACGCCCAGTTCGACGCCCGGCTGCGAAACGCGTGCCGACTGGAAGCTGACCTATACCGTGCAGTTCAACGACACGCTGACGTCCATCGCCAACCTGTACGGCGTCTGGCCGGAAGACATCGCGGAGGCGAACTGCCTGGACGACGTGAACGTAATCGTCGAAGGGCAGGTGCTGCACGTGCCCGGCGATTCACAGCCGGTCGTGTCCGAAATCGAATGCGTGGACTGGGAAGCGCTGACGCCCTTCAACGGCACGCAGGGTGTGCCCGCCGACGGGTCGATCACGTTCAACTGGCGCGGGCCGCAGTCGCCGATCAGCCTGATCCGCATCTACCGGCCCGACGGCACGACGTACGAGCGCACGGTCGAGCTGCGCCAGAACGAACAGATCGAGCTGAACGAGTATCTGTCCCAGGAAGGCACGTACACGTGGTACGTCTACCCGCTGAACCAGTACTACCAGCAGGTAAGCTGCGTCGAGGGCGGTCCCTGGACGTTCTACAAGCCGCTGTCCGCGACGGCCACGCCGACGATGGAGCCGACGACCGCGCCGGTCTCCAACGTGCAGCCGACGTCCGCGCCGCAGGTGATCGTGGTGACAGCAACTCCGGCCCCGGCGACGGCAGTCCCGACTACTGTACCGGCGGAGGTGCCTGCCGCCGACAGCACGGAGCAAGCGCCAGGATAG
- a CDS encoding sensor histidine kinase, producing MAIVSLRRRWHRANPNSIGWQLPLTYAGIALLAVVALSGLLLLTLRSHYSSVERRYLEATAHEMSRSVERIYRDREVLNSDIFQSAANVYSFLTRVRVRFMDADGQLIADSGDTAAENVLSIDFRGGGQPQVDADDTATFLRIERGAGLNTTVPPSEGAQRYPIDMPPESIDRLAWGILADQSRTNLRASLTLHNEDGTVIGYVELSESPAFGGEIIRDVAGKAAVAGGIAVLLAGAAGWVVSRRISQPVLLLADTTRHMADGDLSARVALDRRDEFGLLAQAFNTMAERVETTVTTLRRFVADAAHEISTPITALRTNLELAAEGDTTNAQADIKRALAELDRLQALAQGLLTLSRLESRDTERVRLPVDVAELARQMIERCASRAEQNNVTLALQGAGSTPVIVQADEHQIMRVLDNLLDNALKFTPPGGTVTLGVAAEAGTAALRVSDTGIGIPDEDLPRLFSRFHRGRNTSSYPGSGLGLVITKAIVIEHGGQIAVESHPGGTQFTVRLPRDG from the coding sequence ATGGCAATCGTTTCCTTACGACGCCGGTGGCATCGGGCCAACCCCAATTCGATTGGGTGGCAGCTTCCCTTGACCTACGCAGGCATCGCGCTGCTGGCGGTGGTCGCGTTGAGCGGGCTGCTGCTGCTGACGCTGCGCAGCCATTACAGCTCGGTCGAGCGGCGCTACCTTGAAGCGACGGCTCACGAGATGTCGCGCAGCGTCGAGCGAATCTACCGCGACCGGGAGGTGCTCAACAGCGACATCTTCCAGTCCGCCGCCAACGTCTACTCGTTCCTCACGCGCGTGCGGGTCCGGTTCATGGACGCCGACGGGCAGCTTATTGCCGACTCCGGCGACACGGCGGCGGAGAACGTGCTCAGCATCGACTTCCGGGGCGGCGGCCAGCCGCAGGTAGACGCGGACGACACGGCCACATTCCTGCGCATCGAGCGTGGGGCTGGGCTGAATACCACTGTCCCGCCATCCGAAGGCGCGCAGCGCTACCCGATCGACATGCCGCCGGAGTCCATCGACCGGCTGGCGTGGGGCATCCTGGCCGACCAGAGCCGGACGAATCTGCGCGCCAGCCTGACGTTGCATAACGAAGACGGCACCGTGATCGGCTACGTCGAGCTGTCCGAAAGCCCGGCGTTCGGTGGTGAGATCATCCGCGACGTGGCGGGCAAGGCTGCCGTGGCAGGCGGGATCGCGGTGCTGCTGGCGGGCGCGGCGGGCTGGGTCGTCAGCCGCCGGATCAGCCAGCCGGTGCTGCTGCTGGCGGACACCACGCGGCACATGGCCGACGGCGACCTGTCGGCGCGCGTGGCGCTGGATCGCCGCGACGAGTTCGGGCTGCTGGCGCAGGCGTTCAACACGATGGCCGAGCGGGTCGAAACAACCGTGACGACGCTGCGGCGCTTCGTCGCGGACGCCGCACACGAGATCAGCACGCCAATCACGGCGCTGCGCACGAATCTGGAGCTGGCCGCCGAAGGCGATACGACCAACGCCCAGGCCGATATCAAGCGCGCGCTGGCCGAGCTGGACCGTCTGCAAGCGCTGGCGCAGGGCCTGCTGACCCTGTCGCGGCTTGAATCGCGCGACACGGAGCGGGTCCGCCTGCCCGTGGATGTGGCCGAGCTGGCCCGGCAGATGATCGAACGCTGCGCCTCGCGTGCCGAGCAGAACAACGTCACGCTGGCGCTGCAGGGCGCGGGCAGCACACCGGTGATCGTACAGGCCGACGAGCACCAGATCATGCGTGTGCTGGACAACCTGCTCGACAACGCGCTGAAGTTCACGCCACCGGGCGGCACGGTGACGCTCGGCGTCGCGGCGGAGGCAGGCACGGCGGCGCTGCGCGTCAGCGACACGGGCATCGGCATTCCCGACGAAGACCTGCCCCGGCTGTTCAGCCGTTTCCATCGCGGGCGGAATACATCGTCCTATCCCGGCAGCGGCCTGGGGCTGGTGATTACGAAAGCAATTGTGATTGAGCATGGGGGGCAGATCGCGGTGGAGTCGCATCCGGGCGGCACGCAGTTTACCGTACGGCTCCCGCGCGACGGTTAA
- a CDS encoding ABC transporter ATP-binding protein — translation MANNASNGTGQPYINCTNVVKAYTVGDHEIVALRGIDFTMAPGEMVAIVGPSGAGKSSLLNLLGGLDTPTAGRLTVGDINLIDLKRQKLAEYRLRQVGFVWQQVGRNLLPHRSALRNVMLPMMLAGIGWRERRARAQELVAAVGMAEHAHKRPSQLSGGQQQRVAMAVALANHPQLLLADELTGALDRVSAIQVMQLIADLRQRYGLTILMVTHDMEVAAFADRVLTLRDGALGQHMTEAGEEAAPSLDGEGRIRLPVAVRSQLDDAARITVEIRPEGVLLRPEHEAADDTDAVLQDILPQKDGHRRGRRFWRNGRSKEEVHQ, via the coding sequence ATGGCGAATAATGCGAGTAACGGAACAGGACAGCCGTACATCAACTGCACCAACGTCGTCAAGGCGTACACCGTCGGCGATCACGAGATCGTGGCGCTGCGCGGGATCGACTTCACGATGGCGCCGGGCGAGATGGTGGCGATCGTCGGGCCGAGCGGCGCGGGCAAAAGCTCGCTGCTGAACCTGCTGGGTGGGCTGGATACGCCCACGGCGGGCCGCCTGACGGTCGGGGACATCAACCTGATCGATCTCAAGCGCCAGAAACTCGCTGAGTACCGGCTTCGGCAGGTGGGGTTCGTGTGGCAGCAGGTGGGGCGCAACCTGCTGCCGCACCGCTCCGCCCTGCGCAACGTGATGCTGCCGATGATGCTGGCCGGGATCGGCTGGCGCGAGCGGCGCGCCCGCGCACAGGAGCTGGTGGCGGCGGTCGGCATGGCCGAGCACGCGCACAAGCGCCCATCCCAGCTTTCGGGCGGGCAGCAGCAGCGTGTGGCGATGGCGGTCGCGCTGGCGAACCATCCCCAACTGCTGCTGGCCGACGAGCTGACCGGCGCGCTCGACCGGGTCAGCGCGATCCAGGTCATGCAGCTCATCGCGGATCTGCGCCAGCGTTACGGCCTGACGATCCTGATGGTCACGCACGACATGGAGGTCGCCGCGTTTGCCGACCGCGTGCTGACCCTGCGCGATGGCGCGCTCGGCCAGCATATGACCGAGGCCGGGGAGGAAGCCGCGCCGTCTCTCGATGGCGAGGGCCGCATCCGGCTGCCGGTCGCCGTGCGCTCCCAACTGGACGATGCGGCGCGCATCACGGTCGAGATCCGGCCCGAAGGCGTGCTGCTCCGCCCCGAACACGAGGCCGCCGACGATACCGACGCGGTGCTGCAAGACATCCTGCCCCAGAAGGACGGCCACCGGCGCGGGCGGCGCTTCTGGCGCAATGGGCGCAGCAAAGAGGAGGTGCACCAGTGA
- the cbiR gene encoding cobamide remodeling phosphodiesterase CbiR — protein sequence MTLSASPTPEPDLPALPFRLGSTSYVYPGDLVFNAERLPGLARDMELVLFDLPTGESNLPDTATVERLAATGAAHDLSYTVHLPHDLRGDSAGQVSRDVAARVIEMTAPLAPYAYVFHLDGRDVDQPGWLNQALRAVEALTHMGASPDRLALENLENYAPEALLPVFEAFPIRRTLDVGHLWRVGRDPLPLMESWLPQARVVHLHGMAERDHISLDVMPPDRLDPVVTRLLDWDGVLTLEVFEQDFFTSRSALLASVARVRSAQEARP from the coding sequence TTGACATTGTCCGCATCCCCCACGCCGGAGCCGGACCTCCCGGCGCTGCCGTTCCGCCTGGGCAGCACGTCGTACGTCTATCCCGGCGACCTGGTTTTCAACGCCGAGCGCCTACCCGGCCTCGCGCGCGACATGGAGCTGGTGCTGTTCGACTTGCCAACGGGCGAGAGTAACCTGCCCGACACGGCCACGGTCGAACGGTTGGCGGCCACCGGCGCGGCGCACGACCTGAGCTATACCGTACACCTGCCGCACGACCTGCGCGGTGACTCTGCCGGGCAGGTCTCGCGGGACGTCGCCGCGCGGGTGATCGAGATGACCGCGCCGCTGGCCCCCTACGCTTACGTATTCCACCTCGACGGGCGGGACGTGGATCAGCCCGGCTGGCTCAATCAGGCGCTGCGCGCCGTCGAGGCGCTGACGCATATGGGCGCAAGCCCGGACCGGCTGGCGCTCGAAAACCTGGAAAATTACGCGCCGGAAGCGCTGCTGCCGGTCTTCGAGGCGTTCCCCATCCGGCGCACGCTCGACGTCGGCCACCTGTGGCGTGTTGGGCGCGATCCGCTGCCGCTGATGGAAAGCTGGCTGCCGCAGGCGCGCGTCGTGCATCTGCACGGCATGGCCGAGCGCGATCACATCTCGCTCGACGTGATGCCACCGGACCGCCTGGACCCGGTCGTGACACGGCTGCTGGACTGGGACGGCGTGCTGACGCTGGAAGTCTTCGAGCAGGACTTCTTCACCAGCCGGTCGGCGCTGCTGGCCTCGGTCGCGCGCGTGCGGTCCGCGCAGGAGGCCCGGCCATGA
- a CDS encoding ATP-binding cassette domain-containing protein, with amino-acid sequence MSFQVEAGEIVGMLGPNGASKSTTIKILIGYLHPDSGSVTINGLDLLTHTQEVQAQIGYLPETTPLYGDLSVQSYLKLMADMRGIPAADQPPLISEAIVVTSLQNFRARPISQLSKGLRQRDLRAAGRRGSGLPGKRFVIQQRAVGCGPLGEHTLLQRHVRSGDVNQAHQHKRHVRLHQSGGGLNDGRACGR; translated from the coding sequence GTGAGTTTTCAAGTCGAGGCCGGTGAGATTGTCGGGATGCTCGGTCCCAACGGGGCGAGCAAATCGACGACGATCAAAATCCTCATTGGCTACCTGCACCCGGACAGCGGCTCGGTCACGATCAACGGCCTGGACCTCCTGACTCACACTCAGGAGGTCCAGGCCCAGATCGGTTATCTGCCCGAAACCACGCCGCTCTACGGGGATCTGTCGGTGCAGTCCTACCTCAAGTTGATGGCCGATATGCGCGGCATCCCCGCCGCCGACCAGCCGCCCCTCATCTCCGAAGCGATCGTCGTCACCAGCCTGCAAAACTTCCGCGCGCGGCCCATCAGCCAGCTCAGTAAAGGGTTGCGGCAGCGCGATTTACGTGCGGCTGGGCGGCGAGGATCAGGTCTACCTGGAAAGCGGTTTGTCATCCAGCAGCGCGCCGTGGGATGCGGGCCACTGGGTGAACACACTCTACTTCAACGCCACGTCCGATCAGGTGACGTCAATCAGGCTCACCAGCACAAGCGGCACGTTCGACTTCACCAAAGCGGGGGAGGGCTGAACGATGGCCGGGCTTGCGGACGGTGA
- the cobU gene encoding bifunctional adenosylcobinamide kinase/adenosylcobinamide-phosphate guanylyltransferase, with protein MAHQLIFVLGGARSGKSTYAQTWAEEHGERVLFAATAQAFDDEMRVRIARHQAERPAGWTTVEAPLDVGDAIRAALDGHDTVVVDCLTLLASNALLTLPEDYTQEDATAAVLAEIDGLLATYAASDAAWIVVSNEVGMGLVPPTTLGRLYRDALGRANQRVAQYADEVLLLVAGLPWRLKG; from the coding sequence ATGGCTCATCAACTGATTTTCGTGCTGGGCGGCGCGCGCAGCGGCAAAAGCACCTATGCGCAGACCTGGGCGGAGGAGCACGGCGAGCGCGTGCTGTTCGCGGCGACGGCGCAGGCGTTCGACGACGAGATGCGGGTGCGCATCGCGCGGCACCAGGCCGAGCGTCCGGCGGGCTGGACCACGGTCGAAGCGCCGCTGGATGTGGGTGACGCGATCCGCGCGGCGCTGGACGGCCACGACACGGTGGTGGTGGACTGCCTGACCCTCCTGGCCAGCAACGCGCTGCTGACGCTGCCCGAAGACTATACCCAGGAAGACGCGACCGCCGCCGTGCTGGCCGAGATCGACGGGCTGCTAGCCACGTATGCCGCCTCGGACGCAGCGTGGATCGTGGTCAGCAACGAGGTCGGCATGGGCCTCGTGCCGCCGACGACGTTGGGCCGCCTGTACCGGGACGCCCTGGGGCGCGCCAACCAGCGCGTCGCACAGTACGCGGACGAGGTGCTGCTGCTGGTCGCGGGCCTGCCCTGGCGGTTGAAAGGGTAA
- the cobS gene encoding adenosylcobinamide-GDP ribazoletransferase encodes MIADLRAALALLTTLPVRYPEGRKPGYAFTYFPLVGLLVGGVVAGAAALAPVPLKGWLPLAAWVLITGGLHLDGFGDACDGLFAAVEPTRRLEIMKDPRTGTWAVVGLIVLLLGKGTLLPHVTPVLLVVPPVAGRWAMVAAAFAFPYARTQGMGGYFREGLGRPQILAASLTSLVALGVVAATVSVEALAALVVAPLVVIVIGKWAARRLGGGLTGDLYGALCELTELTCLVVFVWLIN; translated from the coding sequence ATGATCGCCGATCTGCGCGCGGCGCTGGCTCTGCTGACCACGCTGCCCGTGCGCTACCCGGAAGGCCGCAAGCCGGGCTACGCCTTCACCTACTTTCCGCTGGTCGGGCTGCTGGTGGGCGGCGTGGTGGCGGGCGCGGCGGCGCTGGCCCCGGTTCCGCTGAAGGGCTGGCTACCACTGGCCGCGTGGGTATTGATCACGGGCGGGCTGCACCTGGATGGCTTCGGCGATGCCTGCGACGGCCTGTTCGCCGCCGTCGAACCAACGCGGCGGCTGGAGATCATGAAAGATCCGCGCACGGGAACGTGGGCCGTAGTCGGGCTGATCGTGCTGCTGCTCGGCAAAGGGACGCTGCTGCCACACGTCACGCCGGTGCTGCTGGTCGTGCCACCCGTCGCCGGGCGCTGGGCGATGGTCGCCGCTGCGTTCGCGTTCCCCTACGCGCGGACGCAGGGCATGGGCGGCTACTTCCGCGAGGGCCTGGGTCGCCCGCAGATCCTTGCCGCGAGCCTGACTTCGCTGGTCGCGCTCGGCGTCGTCGCGGCGACAGTTTCCGTTGAGGCGCTGGCCGCGCTGGTCGTCGCGCCGCTGGTCGTGATCGTAATCGGCAAGTGGGCCGCCAGGCGGCTGGGCGGCGGGCTGACCGGCGACCTGTATGGCGCGCTGTGCGAATTGACCGAGTTAACCTGTCTGGTGGTGTTCGTATGGCTCATCAACTGA
- a CDS encoding ABC transporter ATP-binding protein, whose protein sequence is MKDELAIKVRGVQRHFGDLQVLRGVDLDVHVGELVALYGPSGSGKTTLINLIGALDRPDGGSIEVLGEDVLRMNDGRRARLRRTQIGFIFQSSSLLPTYSAVENIDLALRLPHLNVFERRRRTKAALSAVGLSAWADHMPEEMSGGQRQRIAIARALALQAPLILADEPTNGIDTLTTRRILALFRGIAEAENTTFVIVSHDPMIVDVVDTVYDLLDGKVIQRVAEPDGEQPQREEEHV, encoded by the coding sequence GTGAAAGACGAACTGGCGATCAAAGTGCGGGGCGTGCAGCGTCACTTTGGCGACCTGCAGGTGCTGCGCGGGGTCGATCTGGACGTGCACGTCGGGGAGCTGGTGGCGCTCTACGGCCCGTCGGGCAGCGGCAAGACGACGCTGATCAACCTGATCGGCGCGCTCGACCGGCCCGACGGCGGCAGCATCGAGGTGCTGGGCGAGGATGTGCTGCGCATGAACGATGGCCGCCGTGCCCGCCTGCGCCGCACGCAGATTGGGTTCATATTCCAAAGCTCGTCGCTGCTGCCCACCTACTCCGCCGTGGAAAACATCGACCTGGCGCTGCGGCTGCCGCATCTGAACGTCTTCGAGCGGCGGCGGCGCACCAAAGCGGCGCTGTCGGCGGTGGGCCTCAGCGCGTGGGCGGACCACATGCCCGAAGAGATGAGCGGCGGCCAGCGCCAGCGTATTGCAATCGCGCGTGCGCTGGCGCTGCAAGCCCCCCTGATCCTGGCCGACGAGCCGACCAACGGGATCGATACGCTGACGACGCGTCGCATCCTGGCGCTGTTCCGGGGCATCGCCGAAGCCGAGAACACGACCTTCGTGATCGTGTCCCACGACCCCATGATCGTGGATGTTGTGGATACCGTGTATGACTTGCTGGACGGCAAAGTGATCCAGCGCGTGGCCGAACCGGACGGGGAACAGCCCCAGCGGGAGGAAGAACATGTCTAG